One segment of Streptomyces sp. YIM 121038 DNA contains the following:
- a CDS encoding non-ribosomal peptide synthetase: MLGLDRSPLSRAQRGVWLAQQLDSVSSAYNVAQYTDIRGPLTPELLLRAARQAIAETEALGVRFEESGATAVQVRRERPGDWELPYVDLSGELLPREAAERWMRESVERPVDLVAGPLFTVAVLRLSPEWHLLYLQGNHLVTDGYSGALISGRAADIYTAYARAEEPTDRTFGTLPELLAQDADYRASAAYDDDRAYWAERLRDLPAPLALSGRPVAPAGRATRRVGRIGTADADTVRQAARTARSALPALVIAATAGYLHRMTGERDVVLGLPVTARTNAALRATPGMVSNVVPLRLEVDPGAAWTDLVRQASAEAKRALRHQRYLSEEIRADLGTTDALFTTQVNILPFGGGLRFGDAVGAQTYLAGPAEDLSVVVQDHGGDGIILEVEANAASYTPDEATGHQQRLLSFLCAAAADPGATVGRTELLTPAERRHVLTGGISTPHREDPTATTLTERFGAQVLRTPDATAVTSGDERLTYRELDERANQLAHRLGALGVRAETPVVVLQERTADLVVSLLAVVKAGGCYVPVDLRHPDQRLRAMARDTGASLVLCDRTTAERARALGVPALAVDDPAVLAGQPVDEPDVVCRPAQLAYVMYTSGSTGAAKGVAITHEDILGLALDSVWRGGAQQRVLLHSPAAFDAATYEVWVPLLGGGEVVVAPPGELDIPTLGATLARHRVTSLWLTAGLFRLVAEEDPGCLKGLTELWAGGDVVPAATVRRIREACPDLTVVDGYGPAEATTFITHHRLPPQAEVPDPLPIGRPFQGMRAYVLDEGLRPVPPGSVGELYAGGIGLARGYVRQAGRTAERFVADPFAAAGSRMYRTGDLVRWNTDGDLEFVGRADDQVKIRGFRIEPGEIESALAAHPRVAHAAVDIRTGPRGDKRIVAYVVAEEAGSRDVAEEAASRVVVEEAASRGAEGAPPAGEAGPLAAERAGAAAALDLDDLRAYAARDLPSYMVPAAFVALDTLPLTHNGKVDRRALPEPVFTAAETGRAPATPAETALCALYAQVLGVESVGVDEGFFEAGGDSIMAIQLASRARAAGLVFTPRDVFTHRTVAALARVCGTEEPAAAERDPDAGTGPVPATPIVEWLRERGGPIDAFHQSAVLSVPADLDEQALVRAVQHLLDRHDALRLRLTDEDGAWQLAVTPRDTVSAKECVTRVDAAHLDSDALRAFADDQRERAARRLAPRDGALVEAVWCDRGPDTPGRLVLVLHHLCVDGVSWRILVPELVAAYEAESRGAAPDPAPPTTPLKEWAEQAVRLAHAPEHTAELALWQDVLGADEQPLGRRPLDRARDTVATEARLTRTLPADLTVPLLTSVPAAFHAGTTDVLLAGLALAVTDWRGATGRAPGPVRVDVEGHGRETESLRSLGDAEAPGGLAADLTGTVGWFTSLYPVRLDTPGDLASVWTGGAATGDLIKSVKEHLRALPHHGLGYGLLRYLNADTAAVLGTRPHPQIGFNYLGRTSGLVTEGAGVAGDVGDLAWAVDADGLHGGADPRMPLAHTLEIEVIARETGDGGDELGVVWRWPGDLFDAHEVAALADTWQRALETLVRHAQTPGAGGHTPSDLDLVALTQPDIDALEAEFTPAYGGVEDVLPVTPFQEGLLFHALYDTSGADVYTAQFAFELTGSLDATAAGALRAAAQELVRRHPVLRSAFRQRGDDGTWTQVVARDVPLDWRETDLSDLDPAAQRGRLDEILAADRAERFDVSTPRLVRFGLLRLAADRHVLVLMNHHVVLDGWSTALLMGELFTLYTQGARTLPAVRPFRDHLGWLARQDHDETLRAWTDALAGVDEPTLIAAPTGAGLPQRPERVSFDFTADLTQRLLAAARGRGLTLNTLVQGAWGILLGALTGRDDVLFGATVSGRPADLPGAEDVVGLLINTVPVRVRPTPGATPAQLLGAVQAEQSALTPHHHVALTDLHTATGLGALFDTCLVFENYPVDMAALRLPGGGLAVTDVTVHDGAHYPLRLVVLPGHHDGGHLRIALDHRPDVLGREEAERIGLRLHRLLEALADDLDTPLARLDLLAPEERDQVLTRWNATAHPVPDTTLPALVEEQTARTPDAPALHHGDTTWTYAELNARANRLAHHLRERGARPETKVGVALERSPELVLALLAVVKTGAAYVPLDPDHPASRTAQILTDAAPDLVLTSTALAPGLPCHVPALALDGDDVMARVRSRPATDPDTERPTGRTPAYVIYTSGSTGRPKGVVVEHAAIVNRLLWMQHQYGLDATDRVLQKTPSGFDVSVWEFFWPLISGASIVVAPPGAHREPALLARLIQDTGVTTTHFVPSMLRAFTDEPAARGRTSLRRVFSSGEALPADLVEDFRKISDAPLHNLYGPTEAAVDVTHWTCPQQDVPRTVPIGRPVWNTQIRILDAALRPVPPGVTGELYLAGTQLARGYLDRRALTAERFVADPYGPPGTRMYRTGDLGSWDAEGRVRYAGRSDHQVKIRGQRVELGEIEAALSAHPAVGQAAVAVVDGRLVAYVLPAEASPSLAPSPSASPSPDGEALRAHLTVELPAHMVPSAFLTLDSWPLTPSGKLDRKALPRPGFEAAASSRAPRTEREAALCALFADVLGVQRVGIDDSFLDLGGHSLLATRLTSRIRAELGTEVQIKDLFEQPTVAGLAARVAATAGDARPPLTATDRPAAVPLSYAQRRLWFLNRLEGGSAAYHMPLAVRVRGALDRAALRAALTDVVARHESLRTVFPETDGEPQQLVRPAAPVEPEVRDCPRARLDDELAAAIAREFDLTDELPLRAHLFGVDADEHVLLLVVHHIAADGWSMRPLARDVSLAYAARAEGRAPGWEPLPVQYADYALWQRELLGDAADPHSPAARQTAFWRTELAGAPDELQLPYDRPRPRTASHRGATVPVRLGPDTHAALARLARDGGASPFMAVQAGLAALLSRWGAGTDIVLGTSVAGRTDVALDDLVGFFVNTLVLRTDVSGDPTFRELLARVKEADLAAFAHQDVPFEHLVEQLNPARSMARHPLFQTMLTFQNTTAAEVGLAGLDATVERAGGASAKFDLAFSLTERYADDGAALGIEGEVEYATDLFDAATVEGLAASFARLLEAAAAAPDHPVGAAPVLAPEQYALIVEGWNDTARPTPPTTLHALVEAQAARTPDAAAVLAADTALTYRQLDERANRLARHLVARGAGPEDFVALALPRTAETLVAVLAVLKAGAAYVPVDPAYPADRIAHILGDARPALLVTTAATAPATAEVPRLVLDDPATAAAVAAHPATPLTDAERRAPLLPGHSAYAIYTSGSTGRPKGVVVPHANAVNLALWAVEEFGPERLAKTLCATSLNFDVSVFELFGPLACGGRVEIVRDLLALGELPRWDGTLLSGVPSAFAGVLGGAAGKVTADTVVLAGEALSAQAVADLRAAVPGGRIANIYGPTEATVYATAWHADTEGARTPLIGRPVRNTQVYVLDAHLRPVPPGVAGELYLAGAGLARGYLRRPALTAERFVASPFTPGARLYRTGDLVRWTADGQLAYLGRSDQQVKIRGFRIELGEVESVLAAHPAVAHCVATAAEGPAGDLRLVAYVVPEGTPDAGLPGALREHAARALPGYMVPAHLITLDALPLTPSGKLDRSALPAPDVRADEHTAYRAPRDHREETLAAIVAEVLGLERVGVDDDFFVLGGHSLLATRVISRIRAALGVDLPLGALFENPTVARLAQAAATAASTTTEQGRPSRPVLRRMRRPEEDE, encoded by the coding sequence ATGCTTGGCCTGGACCGTTCGCCGCTTTCACGCGCGCAGCGCGGCGTGTGGCTCGCGCAGCAGCTGGATTCGGTGAGCAGCGCGTACAACGTCGCCCAATACACCGATATCCGCGGGCCGTTGACGCCCGAGCTGCTCCTCAGGGCCGCACGGCAGGCGATCGCGGAGACCGAGGCCCTCGGCGTGCGGTTCGAGGAGAGCGGCGCCACCGCCGTGCAGGTCCGGCGCGAGCGCCCCGGCGACTGGGAGCTGCCCTACGTCGACCTCAGCGGCGAACTGCTGCCGCGCGAGGCCGCCGAGCGGTGGATGCGGGAGTCCGTGGAGCGCCCGGTCGACCTGGTGGCGGGGCCGCTGTTCACGGTCGCCGTGCTCCGGCTCTCCCCGGAGTGGCACCTGCTCTACCTCCAGGGGAACCACCTCGTCACCGACGGCTACTCCGGCGCCCTCATCAGCGGCCGCGCGGCCGACATCTACACGGCGTACGCCCGCGCCGAGGAGCCGACGGACCGCACCTTCGGGACGCTGCCCGAGCTCCTCGCGCAGGACGCGGACTACCGCGCCTCAGCGGCGTACGACGACGACCGCGCCTACTGGGCGGAGCGGCTGCGCGACCTGCCGGCGCCCCTCGCGCTCTCGGGCCGGCCCGTCGCCCCCGCGGGCCGTGCGACGCGCCGCGTCGGACGCATCGGCACCGCGGACGCGGACACCGTGCGGCAGGCCGCGCGCACGGCCCGCAGCGCCCTGCCCGCCCTGGTCATCGCCGCCACCGCCGGATATCTGCACCGGATGACGGGGGAGCGGGACGTGGTGCTCGGCCTCCCCGTGACCGCGCGCACCAACGCGGCCCTGCGCGCCACGCCCGGCATGGTCTCCAACGTCGTACCGCTGCGCCTGGAGGTCGACCCCGGCGCCGCCTGGACCGACCTCGTGCGGCAGGCGTCCGCCGAGGCCAAGCGCGCACTGCGCCACCAGCGCTACCTGTCCGAGGAGATCCGCGCCGACCTCGGCACCACCGACGCCCTGTTCACGACGCAGGTCAACATCCTGCCGTTCGGCGGTGGACTGCGCTTCGGCGACGCCGTCGGCGCCCAGACCTACCTCGCCGGGCCCGCCGAGGACCTCTCGGTCGTCGTGCAGGACCACGGCGGCGACGGCATCATCCTCGAAGTCGAGGCCAACGCCGCCTCGTACACGCCCGACGAGGCCACCGGACACCAGCAGCGCCTGCTCTCCTTCCTGTGCGCGGCGGCCGCCGACCCCGGCGCCACGGTCGGCCGCACCGAACTGCTCACACCGGCCGAGCGCCGCCACGTCCTGACCGGCGGCATCAGCACCCCGCACCGCGAGGACCCCACGGCCACCACCCTCACCGAGCGCTTCGGCGCACAGGTCCTGCGCACCCCGGACGCGACCGCCGTGACCTCGGGCGACGAGCGCCTGACCTACCGCGAGCTCGACGAGCGCGCCAACCAGCTGGCGCACCGGCTCGGCGCACTCGGCGTACGCGCCGAGACCCCCGTCGTCGTGCTCCAGGAGCGCACCGCCGACCTCGTCGTCTCCCTGCTCGCCGTCGTCAAGGCGGGCGGCTGCTACGTGCCCGTCGACCTCCGCCACCCCGACCAGCGCCTGCGCGCCATGGCCCGGGACACCGGAGCCTCCCTGGTGCTCTGCGACCGCACGACCGCCGAGCGGGCCCGTGCGCTCGGTGTGCCCGCCCTCGCCGTCGACGACCCCGCCGTCCTGGCCGGACAGCCCGTCGACGAGCCCGACGTCGTCTGCCGCCCCGCGCAGCTGGCGTACGTGATGTACACCTCCGGCTCGACCGGCGCCGCGAAGGGCGTCGCCATCACGCACGAGGACATCCTCGGGCTCGCCCTCGACAGCGTCTGGCGCGGCGGCGCGCAGCAGCGGGTGCTCCTCCACTCGCCCGCCGCCTTCGACGCCGCCACGTACGAGGTGTGGGTGCCGCTCCTGGGCGGCGGCGAGGTCGTCGTCGCACCCCCCGGCGAACTGGACATCCCCACCCTGGGCGCCACCCTCGCCCGGCACCGCGTCACCTCGCTGTGGCTGACGGCCGGGCTGTTCCGGCTCGTCGCCGAGGAGGACCCCGGCTGCCTCAAGGGGCTCACCGAGCTGTGGGCGGGCGGCGACGTCGTGCCCGCGGCGACCGTGCGCCGGATCCGCGAGGCCTGCCCGGACCTCACCGTCGTCGACGGCTACGGCCCTGCCGAGGCCACCACCTTCATCACCCACCACCGGCTGCCCCCGCAGGCCGAGGTGCCCGACCCGCTGCCCATCGGCCGCCCCTTCCAGGGCATGCGCGCCTACGTCCTCGACGAGGGCCTCCGGCCCGTGCCGCCGGGCAGCGTCGGCGAACTGTACGCCGGTGGCATCGGCCTCGCCCGCGGCTACGTCCGGCAGGCGGGCAGGACCGCCGAACGCTTCGTCGCCGACCCCTTCGCCGCCGCGGGGTCGCGCATGTACCGCACCGGTGACCTGGTGCGCTGGAACACCGACGGGGACCTGGAGTTCGTCGGCCGCGCCGACGACCAGGTGAAGATCCGGGGCTTCCGCATCGAACCGGGCGAGATCGAGTCCGCTCTCGCCGCGCACCCGCGCGTCGCCCACGCCGCCGTGGACATCCGCACCGGCCCGCGCGGCGACAAGCGCATCGTCGCCTACGTCGTCGCCGAGGAGGCCGGGTCACGCGACGTCGCCGAGGAGGCCGCGTCGCGCGTCGTCGTTGAGGAGGCCGCGTCGCGTGGCGCGGAGGGCGCCCCGCCCGCCGGGGAAGCCGGGCCCCTCGCCGCGGAGAGGGCCGGGGCGGCCGCCGCCCTCGACCTCGACGACCTGCGCGCGTACGCCGCCCGCGACCTGCCCTCGTACATGGTGCCCGCCGCCTTCGTCGCCCTGGACACGCTGCCGCTCACCCACAACGGCAAGGTCGACCGCAGGGCGCTGCCCGAGCCCGTCTTCACCGCGGCCGAGACCGGGCGGGCCCCGGCGACCCCGGCCGAGACGGCGCTGTGTGCCCTGTACGCGCAGGTGCTAGGCGTCGAGTCCGTCGGCGTCGACGAGGGCTTCTTCGAGGCCGGCGGTGACAGCATCATGGCGATCCAGCTCGCCAGCCGGGCGCGCGCCGCGGGCCTGGTGTTCACGCCGCGCGACGTCTTCACGCACCGCACCGTCGCCGCCCTCGCCCGCGTCTGCGGCACCGAGGAGCCGGCCGCGGCCGAGCGCGACCCGGACGCGGGCACCGGCCCCGTGCCCGCCACGCCCATCGTCGAGTGGCTGCGCGAACGCGGCGGCCCCATCGACGCGTTCCACCAGTCGGCGGTCCTCAGCGTCCCGGCGGACCTCGACGAACAGGCCCTGGTCCGCGCCGTGCAGCACCTGCTCGACCGGCACGACGCGCTGCGCCTGCGGCTCACCGACGAGGACGGCGCCTGGCAGCTGGCGGTGACCCCGCGCGACACGGTGTCCGCCAAGGAGTGCGTCACGCGCGTCGACGCGGCGCACCTGGACAGCGACGCCCTGCGCGCGTTCGCCGACGACCAGCGCGAGCGGGCCGCGCGCCGCCTCGCGCCCCGGGACGGCGCACTGGTCGAAGCGGTGTGGTGCGACCGCGGCCCCGACACGCCGGGCCGCCTCGTGCTCGTCCTGCACCACCTGTGCGTCGACGGCGTCTCCTGGCGCATCCTGGTGCCCGAACTCGTCGCCGCCTACGAGGCCGAGTCGCGGGGCGCCGCCCCGGACCCGGCTCCGCCGACCACCCCGCTCAAGGAGTGGGCCGAGCAGGCCGTACGCCTCGCCCACGCACCGGAGCACACCGCCGAACTCGCCCTGTGGCAGGACGTCCTCGGCGCGGACGAGCAGCCCCTCGGCCGCCGTCCGCTGGACCGGGCCCGCGACACCGTGGCCACCGAGGCCCGGCTGACCCGCACCCTGCCCGCCGACCTGACGGTCCCGCTGCTCACCTCCGTGCCCGCCGCCTTCCACGCGGGCACCACCGACGTGCTCCTGGCGGGCCTCGCGCTCGCCGTCACCGACTGGCGGGGCGCCACCGGCCGCGCGCCGGGGCCGGTCCGCGTCGACGTCGAGGGGCACGGCCGTGAGACGGAGTCCCTGAGGTCCCTCGGGGACGCCGAAGCCCCTGGTGGCCTCGCGGCCGATCTGACCGGCACCGTCGGCTGGTTCACCTCCCTGTACCCGGTCCGCCTCGACACGCCCGGCGACCTCGCGAGCGTGTGGACCGGGGGCGCGGCCACCGGCGACCTCATCAAGTCCGTCAAGGAGCACCTGCGCGCCCTGCCCCACCACGGCCTGGGGTACGGCCTGCTGCGCTACCTCAACGCGGACACCGCCGCCGTGCTCGGCACACGACCGCACCCGCAGATCGGCTTCAACTACCTCGGCCGCACGTCCGGCCTCGTCACCGAAGGCGCGGGCGTGGCGGGCGACGTGGGTGACCTCGCCTGGGCCGTCGACGCCGACGGACTCCACGGCGGCGCCGACCCGCGGATGCCCCTCGCCCACACCCTGGAGATCGAGGTCATCGCCCGGGAGACCGGCGACGGCGGCGACGAGCTGGGCGTGGTCTGGCGCTGGCCCGGCGACCTCTTCGACGCACACGAGGTCGCCGCGCTCGCGGACACCTGGCAGCGCGCCCTGGAGACCCTCGTACGGCATGCTCAGACCCCGGGCGCGGGCGGGCACACACCGTCCGACCTGGACCTCGTCGCCCTGACACAGCCCGACATCGACGCCCTGGAGGCGGAGTTCACTCCCGCCTACGGCGGTGTCGAGGACGTCCTGCCCGTCACGCCCTTCCAGGAAGGGCTCCTGTTCCACGCGCTGTACGACACCTCTGGTGCCGACGTGTACACCGCGCAGTTCGCCTTCGAGCTCACCGGCTCCCTCGACGCGACCGCGGCCGGGGCGCTGCGCGCCGCCGCGCAGGAGCTGGTGCGCCGCCACCCGGTCCTGCGCAGCGCGTTCCGGCAGCGCGGCGACGACGGCACCTGGACGCAGGTCGTGGCCCGCGACGTGCCCCTGGACTGGCGGGAGACGGACCTCAGCGATCTGGACCCGGCGGCCCAGCGCGGCCGTCTCGACGAGATCCTCGCCGCGGACCGGGCCGAGCGCTTCGACGTCTCGACGCCCCGCCTCGTCCGCTTCGGCCTGCTGCGGCTCGCCGCCGACCGGCACGTGCTCGTCCTCATGAACCACCACGTCGTCCTCGACGGCTGGTCCACCGCGCTCCTGATGGGCGAGCTGTTCACGCTGTACACCCAGGGCGCCCGCACCCTGCCCGCGGTGCGGCCCTTCCGCGACCACCTCGGCTGGCTCGCCCGCCAGGACCACGACGAGACGCTGCGCGCCTGGACGGACGCGCTCGCCGGAGTCGACGAACCCACCCTCATCGCCGCCCCCACGGGCGCCGGCCTGCCCCAGCGGCCCGAGCGGGTGTCCTTCGACTTCACCGCCGACCTCACCCAGCGCCTCCTCGCCGCCGCGCGCGGCCGGGGCCTGACCCTGAACACGCTGGTGCAGGGCGCCTGGGGCATCCTGCTCGGCGCGCTCACCGGGCGCGACGACGTGCTCTTCGGCGCCACCGTCTCCGGCCGCCCCGCCGACCTGCCGGGCGCCGAGGACGTCGTCGGCCTGCTCATCAACACCGTGCCGGTCCGGGTGCGCCCCACGCCGGGCGCGACCCCCGCCCAGCTCCTCGGCGCGGTGCAGGCCGAGCAGTCGGCGCTCACCCCGCACCACCACGTCGCCCTCACCGACCTGCACACCGCGACCGGCCTCGGCGCCCTCTTCGACACCTGCCTGGTCTTCGAGAACTACCCGGTGGACATGGCGGCACTGCGGCTGCCAGGCGGCGGACTCGCCGTCACCGACGTCACCGTCCACGACGGCGCGCACTACCCGCTGCGCCTGGTCGTGCTGCCCGGCCACCACGACGGCGGGCACCTGCGCATCGCCCTCGACCACCGCCCCGACGTCCTAGGCCGCGAGGAGGCCGAACGCATCGGCCTGCGCCTGCACCGGCTCCTCGAAGCCCTGGCCGACGACCTGGACACCCCCCTCGCCCGCCTCGACCTGCTCGCCCCCGAGGAGCGCGACCAGGTCCTCACCCGGTGGAACGCGACCGCGCACCCGGTGCCCGACACCACCCTGCCCGCCCTCGTCGAGGAGCAGACCGCACGCACCCCCGACGCGCCCGCCCTCCACCACGGCGACACCACCTGGACGTACGCCGAACTCAACGCGCGCGCCAACCGGCTGGCCCACCACCTGCGCGAGCGCGGAGCCCGCCCGGAAACGAAGGTCGGCGTCGCCCTGGAGCGCTCGCCCGAGCTCGTCCTCGCGCTGCTCGCCGTCGTCAAGACCGGCGCGGCCTACGTGCCGCTCGACCCGGACCACCCCGCGTCGCGCACCGCGCAGATCCTCACCGACGCCGCGCCCGACCTCGTCCTGACGAGCACCGCGCTCGCCCCCGGGCTGCCCTGCCACGTCCCGGCCCTCGCCCTGGACGGCGACGACGTCATGGCGCGCGTGCGGTCCCGCCCCGCCACCGATCCGGACACGGAGCGGCCGACCGGCCGCACCCCCGCGTACGTCATCTACACCTCCGGTTCCACCGGCCGCCCCAAGGGCGTGGTCGTGGAGCACGCGGCGATCGTCAACCGCCTCCTGTGGATGCAGCACCAGTACGGCCTCGACGCCACCGACCGGGTGCTCCAGAAGACCCCGTCGGGCTTCGACGTCTCGGTGTGGGAGTTCTTCTGGCCGCTGATCAGCGGCGCCTCGATCGTCGTCGCGCCGCCCGGAGCGCACCGCGAACCCGCGCTCCTCGCCCGGCTCATCCAGGACACCGGCGTCACCACCACGCACTTCGTGCCGTCGATGCTGCGGGCCTTCACCGACGAACCCGCCGCCCGGGGCCGCACGAGTCTGCGCCGCGTCTTCAGCAGCGGCGAGGCGCTGCCCGCCGACCTCGTCGAGGACTTCCGGAAGATCTCCGACGCCCCGCTGCACAACCTGTACGGGCCGACCGAGGCCGCCGTCGACGTCACCCACTGGACCTGCCCCCAGCAGGACGTACCGCGCACCGTGCCGATCGGCCGCCCCGTCTGGAACACCCAGATCCGCATCCTGGACGCGGCCCTGCGCCCGGTGCCCCCGGGCGTCACCGGCGAGCTCTACCTCGCGGGCACCCAGCTCGCCCGCGGCTACCTGGACCGGCGCGCCCTGACCGCCGAACGCTTCGTGGCCGACCCCTACGGCCCGCCCGGCACCCGCATGTACCGCACCGGCGACCTCGGGTCGTGGGACGCCGAAGGCCGCGTGCGCTACGCCGGGCGCTCCGACCACCAGGTCAAGATCCGCGGCCAGCGCGTCGAACTCGGCGAGATCGAGGCCGCCCTGAGCGCACACCCCGCGGTCGGACAGGCGGCCGTGGCCGTCGTCGACGGCAGGCTCGTGGCGTACGTCCTGCCCGCCGAAGCGTCCCCGTCCCTGGCCCCGTCCCCGTCCGCTTCCCCGTCCCCGGACGGCGAAGCGCTGCGCGCCCACCTCACCGTCGAGCTCCCCGCCCACATGGTGCCCTCGGCGTTCCTCACCCTCGACAGCTGGCCACTGACACCCAGCGGCAAGCTCGACCGCAAGGCCCTGCCGCGCCCCGGCTTCGAGGCCGCCGCGAGCAGCCGCGCGCCCCGCACCGAGCGGGAGGCCGCGCTGTGCGCGCTCTTCGCCGACGTGCTCGGCGTGCAGCGGGTCGGCATCGACGACAGCTTCCTCGACCTCGGCGGGCACTCCCTGCTCGCCACCCGGCTCACCAGCCGCATCCGCGCCGAACTCGGCACCGAGGTGCAGATCAAGGACCTGTTCGAGCAGCCCACCGTGGCCGGGCTCGCGGCCCGCGTCGCCGCCACGGCGGGCGACGCGAGGCCGCCGCTCACCGCCACCGACCGGCCCGCCGCCGTACCCCTGTCGTACGCCCAGCGCCGCCTGTGGTTCCTCAACCGCCTCGAAGGCGGCTCCGCCGCCTACCACATGCCGCTCGCCGTGCGCGTGCGCGGCGCCCTCGACCGCGCGGCGCTCCGGGCGGCCCTCACCGACGTCGTGGCACGGCACGAGAGCCTGCGCACCGTCTTCCCGGAGACCGACGGCGAACCGCAGCAGCTCGTGCGTCCCGCCGCGCCCGTCGAGCCGGAGGTCCGCGACTGCCCGCGCGCCCGTCTGGACGACGAGCTGGCCGCCGCCATCGCCCGCGAGTTCGACCTCACGGACGAACTCCCGCTGCGCGCCCATCTGTTCGGCGTCGACGCCGACGAGCACGTCCTGCTGCTCGTCGTGCACCACATCGCCGCCGACGGCTGGTCCATGCGCCCGCTCGCCCGGGACGTCTCCCTCGCGTACGCGGCCCGCGCCGAGGGCCGGGCGCCCGGGTGGGAGCCGCTGCCGGTGCAGTACGCCGACTACGCCCTGTGGCAGCGCGAGCTGCTCGGCGACGCGGCGGACCCGCACAGCCCGGCCGCGCGGCAGACCGCGTTCTGGCGCACCGAGCTGGCCGGGGCACCCGACGAGCTCCAGCTCCCCTACGACCGGCCGCGCCCGCGCACCGCGAGCCACCGGGGCGCGACCGTGCCCGTGCGGCTCGGGCCCGACACCCACGCCGCCCTGGCACGCCTCGCCCGCGACGGCGGCGCCAGCCCCTTCATGGCCGTACAGGCCGGGCTCGCCGCGCTCCTGTCGCGGTGGGGCGCGGGCACCGACATCGTCCTCGGCACCTCCGTGGCCGGGCGCACCGACGTCGCGCTCGACGACCTCGTCGGCTTCTTCGTGAACACCCTCGTGCTGCGCACCGACGTGTCGGGCGACCCGACCTTCCGTGAGCTCCTGGCCCGGGTGAAGGAGGCGGACCTCGCGGCGTTCGCGCACCAGGACGTGCCCTTCGAACACCTCGTGGAGCAGCTCAACCCGGCCCGGTCCATGGCCCGCCACCCGCTGTTCCAGACGATGCTGACGTTCCAGAACACCACGGCGGCCGAGGTCGGCCTCGCCGGGCTCGACGCGACCGTCGAGCGGGCCGGTGGCGCCTCCGCCAAGTTCGACCTCGCCTTCAGCCTCACCGAGCGGTACGCCGACGACGGCGCCGCCCTCGGCATCGAGGGCGAGGTGGAGTACGCCACGGACCTGTTCGACGCCGCCACCGTCGAAGGCCTCGCCGCGTCGTTCGCCCGCCTCCTGGAGGCGGCCGCGGCCGCACCGGACCACCCCGTCGGCGCCGCCCCGGTGCTCGCCCCCGAGCAGTACGCCTTGATCGTCGAGGGCTGGAACGACACCGCGCGCCCCACCCCGCCCACCACCCTGCACGCCCTCGTGGAGGCGCAGGCGGCCCGCACCCCGGACGCCGCGGCGGTCCTCGCGGCGGACACCGCCCTGACCTACCGCCAGCTCGACGAGCGGGCCAACCGGCTCGCCCGCCACCTCGTCGCGCGCGGCGCGGGACCCGAGGACTTCGTCGCCCTCGCGCTGCCCCGCACCGCCGAGACCCTGGTAGCCGTCCTCGCCGTGCTCAAGGCGGGCGCCGCCTACGTCCCGGTGGACCCGGCCTACCCCGCCGACCGGATCGCCCACATCCTGGGCGACGCCCGTCCGGCGCTCCTCGTCACCACGGCGGCCACCGCGCCCGCCACGGCCGAGGTGCCGCGTCTGGTCCTCGACGATCCCGCGACGGCCGCCGCCGTGGCCGCGCACCCCGCGACCCCGCTCACCGACGCCGAACGCCGCGCCCCGCTGCTCCCCGGCCACTCCGCGTACGCCATCTACACCTCCGGCTCGACCGGCAGGCCCAAGGGCGTCGTGGTGCCGCACGCGAACGCGGTCAACCTCGCGCTGTGGGCGGTCGAGGAGTTCGGCCCCGAGCGCCTGGCGAAGACGCTCTGCGCCACGTCCCTCAACTTCGACGTCTCCGTCTTCGAGCTGTTCGGGCCGCTGGCCTGCGGCGGCCGCGTCGAGATCGTCCGGGACCTGCTGGCGCTCGGCGAACTCCCGCGCTGGGACGGCACACTGCTCAGCGGTGTGCCCTCGGCCTTCGCGGGTGTGCTGGGCGGGGCCGCGGGCAAGGTCACCGCCGACACCGTCGTCCTCGCGGGCGAGGCCCTCTCCGCGCAGGCCGTGGCCGACCTCCGCGCCGCCGTCCCCGGCGGCCGGATCGCCAACATCTACGGGCCGACCGAGGCCACCGTCTACGCCACCGCCTGGCACGCCGACACCGAGGGCGCCCGAACCCCGCTGATCGGGCGGCCGGTGCGCAACACCCAGGTGTACGTCCTCGACGCGCACCTGCGCCCGGTGCCACCGGGCGTCGCGGGCGAGCTGTACCTCGCGGGCGCCGGACTCGCCCGCGGCTATCTGCGGCGCCCCGCGCTCACCGCGGAACGCTTCGTGGCCAGCCCGTTCACGCCCGGCGCCCGCCTGTACCGCACCGGCGACCTGGTGCGCTGGACCGCCGACGGCCAGCTCGCCTACCTCGGCCGCTCCGACCAGCAGGTGAAGATCCGCGGCTTCCGCATCGAACTCGGCGAGGTCGAGTCCGTCCTGGCCGCGCACCCCGCCGTGGCCCACTGCGTCGCCACCGCCGCCGAGGGCCCCGCCGGAGACCTGCGCCTGGTCGCGTACGTCGTCCCCGAGGGCACCCCGGACGCCGGACTCCCCGGCGCGCTGCGCGAGCACGCCGCCCGCGCCCTGCCCGGCTACATGGTGCCCGCGCACCTGATCACCCTGGACGCGCTGCCGCTCACCCCGAGCGGCAAGCTCGACCGGTCCGCGCTGCCCGCGCCCGACGTCCGCGCGGACGAGCACACCGCCTACCGGGCCCCGCGCGACCACCGCGAGGAGACCCTCGCGGCCATCGTCGCCGAGGTCCTCGGCCTGGAGCGGGTCGGCGTCGACGACGACTTCTTCGTCCTCGGCGGTCACTCCCTGCTCGCCACCCGCGTGATCAGCCGCATCCGCGCCGCCCTCGGCGTGGACCTGCCGCTCGGCGCCCTGTTCGAGAACCCCACGGTGGCCCGCCTCGCGCAGGCCGCCGCCACCGCAGCAAGCACCACCACGGAGCAGGGCCGCCCGAGCCGCCCCGTCCTGCGCCGCATGCGCCGTCCCGAGGAGGACGAATGA